A genomic segment from Vanacampus margaritifer isolate UIUO_Vmar chromosome 3, RoL_Vmar_1.0, whole genome shotgun sequence encodes:
- the LOC144048785 gene encoding C-C motif chemokine 19-like: protein MKAWSSRRHRTSAQHPSMDPRLAALLLAMLFCSRPAAGTGEKLADCCLATSDKCFPRQILVSSYQQEAGKGCKHSATVFVSKAGKRLCAPAPDESECVRALVAHLDKRNKRNKQ, encoded by the exons ATGAAGGCGTGGAGCAGCAGACGGCATCGCACCTCCGCACAACATCCAAGCATGGACCCTCGACTCGCCGCTCTGCTCCTCGCGATGCTGTTCTGCAGTCGGCCGGCTGCAG GCACAGGTGAGAAGCTGGCGGACTGCTGTCTGGCCACCAGCGACAAGTGCTTCCCTCGCCAAATCCTGGTCAGCTCCTACCAGCAAGAAGCCGGCAAGGGATGCAAACACAGCGCCACCGT TTTTGTGTCCAAGGCCGGCAAAAGACTTTGTGCTCCGGCGCCGGACGAGAGTGAGTGCGTGAGAGCTCTGGTTGCTCACCTGGACAAAAGGAACAAGCGCAATAAGCAATGA
- the LOC144048784 gene encoding uncharacterized protein LOC144048784, with the protein MTPHVFLGLVVILVGCCTVSHGETLPTCCLSASGKEMPRRAPLVDYHRQVAGCGCRIDAIVFVCRGGVNLCMATDAPRVRQAMRRVDRLKKFCQKKDYKDKRCLGVGREWRRRSQQRRK; encoded by the exons ATGACGCCACACGTCTTCCTCGGCTTGGTCGTCATCCTCGTCGGCTGCTGCACAG TTTCACACGGGGAGACGCTCCCCACTTGCTGCCTGTCGGCCTCCGGCAAGGAAATGCCGAGAAGAGCGCCCCTGGTGGACTATCATCGTCAGGTCGCCGGCTGCGGCTGCCGCATTGACGCCATCGT TTTTGTGTGCAGGGGCGGAGTCAATCTTTGCATGGCTACCGACGCTCCCAGGGTGCGACAGGCCATGCGACGCGTGGACCGACTCAAGAAATTCTGCCAGAAAAAGGACTACAAG GATAAACGCTGTTTGGGCGTCGGGCGCGAGTGGCGTCGGAGAAGCCAACAACGGAGAAAATGA
- the rusc2 gene encoding AP-4 complex accessory subunit RUSC2 isoform X2, whose amino-acid sequence MDGPPKLSGETLIVHHIPLVHCQVSGRGQGVCGVEAGALKSNPFSPPENLGLSRTTSLPERDVLQREALLYSSLIRTAAHAGGPERKGGGSTASDDSSFTSSISDEQLVVAHTLPRVKSRSRHPLRRNPFLIKADDEEYEDDEDEDNLSGYHEDSSFHLHSHADPVTPAFHLHDLGMTRDLDPPKLGRRHGSSGSNMSVDCGEHEWEDDEDGDHPMPCGRSSKTGFYSSGSSTQHCSCCTLAQNVSRDFPQDFPDTFPDGSDSSCNSSDGVLVNFSTIYNKMNNGVPEKPGNLNSPAKCPPSVDQRHPTGGAFYLDLLTSPVEPPLAFPFGREPALSGFSTCSCSAEHQAALELDANCNSYCPPPCGPPGGPPGGPVSCLQSQARLVVATQNYYKLVTCDLSSQSSPSPAGSSVHSGSEEHSRGSPASPTQPSEYFLFRQRANQEVEDEGQDEESMRRHVVTKDGDEDDEDEEPVGEPDAAPDATPDAAPDAAPDAAPDAAPVLLQGQVYVNVSPPLAAPGPACGRPRSRSYDRHLDKSPGPRLGSLERMLSCPVRLSEGGGALAVQPAPAPPRVTSFAEIARSKRRHGGSPSLKADPFSSTEFSPGREGDAAATAPPAGCCGQDVTRETDAEGGPSSCSDVRPAVVRYSKDQRPTTLPIQPFTFHHQLASKPPQPKPLPPLLTGYVSGMQARSSSGSVGTDEDESEAAANEHHRGVLSGAGAPPGSVRPSPLGSYSPVHLQGGAASSGTCSTCTPSPLPPPHNNSRCPLSTAHAGALLPRTPPPAKLGVKRGVVPPTLPPVHRDTLSPLGCVKTGSLVEGSKAVRMQNANQTQQSYGDFLPDYFSLTERPPEEFCLSPDASTAPASSFSSSSAASQSHVCVDMTHKRGLVKAVNTAVDLIVAHFGTSRDPDVKAKLGNSWVSPNVGHLILKYLCPALREVLQDGLKAYVLDLIIGQRRCQPWSLAEASTQLGPSTRVLHNLLTKVSQFSELTSHSMRLNAFILGLLNLKSLEFWFSHLLTHEDIIAAHYNAWGLVPLAQGACQQLFSELLLLLQPLSLLPFHLDLLFEPRLLATGREQQRRRKELLCSVGQSTTRSTLQLMRGWGAAVGDMVTGKERSGPRRDGTCSKTEVPKTRRASVPVGGGNGSEDGGTADQRMKGVGRESEEKDAGKEPVTTDDGRNRQDRQAGWWYQLMQSSQVYIDQSAEGSKFVKTDKRKTSVERRPRRPLPAREGVVEGAESGSRGRPSWMGSPPESVLNQEATPATPAGSPTTETRRESAAQGLRWGRLFGSAVGSPTKTDGTEPRAKAHKSRPPSGWLGLDSSVLGLMAQTIGAGGGKTAEPVAANPPTGALSPDETRPSETKLSTCEVRALCHHIATEAGQLSFSKGDVLRVLSKAHPDWLLCSMGAARGLVPIVYVSLCGVEESQDGGGQGRGAGGSNASSGDGCDGCGASGQS is encoded by the exons ATGGACGGCCCCCCGAAGCTGTCTGGCGAGACCCTCATCGTGCACCACATCCCCCTGGTGCACTGCCAGGTGTCGGGGCGGGGGCAGGGGGTCTGCGGTGTCGAGGCCGGCGCTCTGAAGAGTAATCCGTTTAGTCCCCCGGAGAACTTGGGCTTGAGTCGCACCACCTCCCTTCCCGAGCGGGACGTCCTCCAGAGGGAGGCGCTGCTCTATAGCAGCCTGATCCGGACCGCCGCCCACGCCGGGGGACCAGAGAGGAAGGGCGGCGGCAGCACGGCAAGTGACGACTCCTCGTTCACCTCCAGCATCTCCGACGAGCAACTGGTCGTGGCTCATACGTTACCCCGAGTCAAGTCCAGGAGCCGCCACCCGCTACGTCGGAACCCCTTCCTGATCAAGGCTGACGATGAGGAGTATGAGgacgacgaggacgaggacaacCTGAGCGGCTACCACGAGGACTCCTCCTTCCACCTCCACAGCCACGCCGACCCCGTCACACCGGCTTTCCACCTGCACGATCTGGGCATGACCCGAGACTTGGACCCACCAAAGCTGGGGCGGCGGCACGGCAGCAGCGGCTCCAACATGTCGGTGGACTGCGGTGAGCACGAGTGGGAGGACGACGAAGACGGGGATCATCCAATGCCGTGCGGCCGCAGCAGCAAGACGGGATTCTACTCCTCCGGGTCGTCGACCCAACACTGCTCCTGCTGCACCCTGGCCCAGAACGTCTCCCGGGACTTCCCGCAGGACTTCCCGGACACCTTCCCCGACGGCAGCGACTCGTCGTGCAACAGCTCGGATGGCGTGCTGGTCAACTTCAGCACCATCTACAACAAGATGAACAACGGCGTCCCTGAGAAGCCAGGCAACCTGAACAGCCCCGCCAAGTGCCCCCCTTCGGTTGACCAGCGTCACCCAACGGGGGGTGCGTTCTATTTGGACCTGCTCACATCGCCGGTGGAGCCTCCGCTGGCCTTCCCGTTCGGCCGAGAGCCTGCGCTCTCCGGATTCTCCACCTGCTCCTGCTCGGCGGAGCACCAGGCCGCCTTGGAGCTGGACGCCAACTGCAACTCCTACTGTCCGCCGCCCTGTGGGCCCCCAGGTGGGCCCCCAGGTGGGCCGGTGTCCTGCCTGCAGAGTCAGGCGCGCCTGGTGGTGGCCACCCAGAACTACTACAAGCTGGTCACCTGCGATCTGTCGTCCCAGTCTTCGCCCAGCCCCGCCGGATCGTCGGTCCACAGCGGTTCCGAGGAGCACAGCAGGGGTAGCCCCGCCAGCCCCACGCAGCCCAGCGAGTACTTCCTGTTCCGGCAGAGGGCCAACCAGGAAGTGGAAGATGAGGGGCAGGATGAGGAGTCAATGAGG CGACACGTGGTGACTAAAGAtggtgatgaagatgatgaagacgaGGAGCCGGTGGGCGAGCCCGACGCCGCTCCCGACGCCACTCCCGACGCCGCTCCCGACGCCGCTCCCGACGCCGCTCCCGACGCCGCTCCCGTCCTCCTCCAAGGTCAAGTGTACGTCAACGTGTCGCCCCCGCTGGCCGCCCCGGGGCCCGCCTGCGGCCGGCCGCGGTCCCGCAGCTACGACCGCCACCTGGACAAGTCGCCGGGGCCCCGCTTGGGTTCCCTGGAGCGCATGTTGAGCTGCCCCGTGCGCCTGAGCGAGGGGGGCGGGGCCCTGGCCGTGCAGCCGGCGCCAGCCCCGCCCCGGGTCACGTCCTTCGCCGAGATCGCCCGCAGCAAGCGGCGGCACGGCGGCTCGCCGTCCCTCAAGGCGGATCCCTTCTCCTCCACGGAGTTCTCGCCCGGCCGAGAGGGCGATGCCGCGGCGACGGCGCCCCCCGCAGGTTGTTGCGGCCAAGACGTCACAAGGGAAACCGACGCTGAAG GCGGCCCGTCCAGCTGCTCTGACGTCCGTCCAGCCGTGGTCCGCTACAGCAAAGACCAGCGTCCCACCACCCTCCCCATCCAGCCCTTCACCTTCCACCACCAGCTGGCCTCCAAGCCCCCCCAGCCCAAACCTCTGCCCCCCCTGCTGACTGGCTACGTGTCTGGCATGCAGGCCCGCTCCAGCTCCGGCTCCGTCGGAACCGACGAGGACGAGAGCGAGGCCGCCGCAAACGAGCACCACCGGGGCGTCCTAAGCGGAGCCGGCGCTCCCCCCGGGTCGGTCCGGCCGTCGCCGCTCGGGAGTTACTCCCCAGTGCACCTTCAGGGGGGGGCCGCCAGCTCCGGGACCTGCTCCACGTGCACCCCGAGCCCCCTGCCGCCGCCTCACAACAACTCCCGCTGCCCGCTAAGCACAGCGCACGCGGGGGCGCTGCTGCCCCGCACCCCTCCCCCCGCCAAGCTGGGTGTGAAGAGGGGGGTGGTCCCCCCCACCCTGCCACCCGTGCACAGGGACACTCTCAGTCCGCTGGGGTGCGTCAAAACCGGGAGCCTCGTGGAGGGAAgcaaagctgtcaggatgcagAATG CCAATCAAACGCAGCAGAGCTACGGCGACTTCCTGCCGGATTACTTCTCTCTGACCGAGAGGCCGCCGGAGGAGTTTTGTCTTTCCCCGGACGCCTCCACGGCGCCGGCGTCgtccttctcctcttcctccgccGCCTCGCAGTCGCACGTCTGCGTTGACATGACGCACAAGAGAG GTTTGGTGAAGGCCGTCAACACGGCCGTCGATCTGATCGTGGCTCACTTTGGCACAAGTCGGGACCCCGACGTCAAA gcgAAACTCGGCAACAGCTGGGTGAGTCCCAACGTGGGTCACCTGATCCTCAAGTACTTATGCCCGGCGCTGCGCGAGGTTCTGCAGGACGGCCTGAAGGCCTACGTGCTGGACCTGATCATCGGCCAGCGCCGCTGCCAGCCCTGGAGCCTGGCGGAGGCCTCCACGCAGCTGG GTCCGTCCACGCGCGTCCTGCACAACCTGCTGACGAAGGTCAGCCAGTTCTCGGAGCTGACGAGCCACAGCATGAGACTCAACGCCTTCATTTTGGGCCTCCTCAA cctcaaGTCTTTGGAGTTCTGGTTCAGTCACCTCCTGACACACGAAG ACATCATCGCCGCCCACTACAACGCGTGGGGCCTGGTCCCGCTGGCCCAGGGTGCGTGTCAGCAGCTGTTCAGCGAGCTCCTTCTACTGCTGCAGCCCCTCTCGCTCCTCCCCTTCCACCTGGACCTCCTGTTCGAACCCCGGCTCCTGGCGACGGGGCGCGAGCAGCAGAGGCGGCGCAAGGAGCTGCTGTGCTCGGTGGGACAATCCACCACCCGCTCCACCCTGCAGCTGATGAGGGGCTGGGGGGCCGCCGTCGGGGACATGGTAACTGGGAAGGAGAGGTCGGGGCCGAGGCGGGACGGGACCTGCTCCAAGACCGAGGTCCCCAAGACCAGAAGGGCGAGTGTGCCAGTGGGGGGCGGTAATGGGTCCGAGGACGGAGGGACAGCTGACCAGAGGATGAAGGGAGTGGGGCGAGAAAGTGAAGAAAAGGATGCAGGTAAGGAGCCCGTAACGACGGACGACGGGCGCAACCGTCAAGACCGCCAGGCCGGGTGGTGGTACCAGCTCATGCAGTCCTCCCAAGTCTACATCGACCAGTCCGCCGAGGGTTCCAAGTTCGTCAAGACGGACAAGCGCAAGACGTCGGTCGAGCGCCGCCCCCGCCGGCCGTTGCCCGCCAGGGAGGGCGTGGTGGAGGGCGCCGAGTCCGGATCTCGGGGGCGGCCCTCGTGGATGGGAAGCCCGCCAGAGTCGGTCCTCAACCAAGAGGCCACGCCGGCCACGCCGGCCGGCAGTCCGACAACAGAAACCCGGCGGGAGAGCGCCGCCCAGGGGCTGCGTTGGGGACGGCTCTTCGGATCCGCTGTTGGCTCTCCGACCAAGACGGACGGGACGGAACCGAGGGCCAAAGCCCACAAGAGCAG GCCGCCGTCAGGCTGGCTCGGCCTGGACTCGTCCGTTTTGGGCCTGATGGCTCAGACCATCGGCGCCGGGGGCGGGAAGACGGCGGAGCCTGTGGCCGCCAACCCCCCGACTGGGGCACTTTCACCCGACGAGACCCGACCCAGCGAGACGAAACTCTCGACATG CGAAGTGCGAGCGCTGTGCCATCACATCGCCACGGAGGCGGgacagctcagcttcagcaaGGGCGACGTCCTGCGGGTGCTGAGCAAGGCCCATCCCGATTGGCTGCTCTGTTCCATGGGCGCCGCCCGGGGCCTGGTGCCCATCGTCTACGTCTCGCTCTGCGGCGTGGAGGAGAGCCAGGACGGCGGCGGGCAAGGCCGAGGTGCTGGCGGCTCAAATGCAAGTTCCGGTGACGGTTGCGACGGTTGCGGCGCTTCCGGCCAGTCTTGA
- the rusc2 gene encoding AP-4 complex accessory subunit RUSC2 isoform X1 has translation MDGPPKLSGETLIVHHIPLVHCQVSGRGQGVCGVEAGALKSNPFSPPENLGLSRTTSLPERDVLQREALLYSSLIRTAAHAGGPERKGGGSTASDDSSFTSSISDEQLVVAHTLPRVKSRSRHPLRRNPFLIKADDEEYEDDEDEDNLSGYHEDSSFHLHSHADPVTPAFHLHDLGMTRDLDPPKLGRRHGSSGSNMSVDCGEHEWEDDEDGDHPMPCGRSSKTGFYSSGSSTQHCSCCTLAQNVSRDFPQDFPDTFPDGSDSSCNSSDGVLVNFSTIYNKMNNGVPEKPGNLNSPAKCPPSVDQRHPTGGAFYLDLLTSPVEPPLAFPFGREPALSGFSTCSCSAEHQAALELDANCNSYCPPPCGPPGGPPGGPVSCLQSQARLVVATQNYYKLVTCDLSSQSSPSPAGSSVHSGSEEHSRGSPASPTQPSEYFLFRQRANQEVEDEGQDEESMRRHVVTKDGDEDDEDEEPVGEPDAAPDATPDAAPDAAPDAAPDAAPVLLQGQVYVNVSPPLAAPGPACGRPRSRSYDRHLDKSPGPRLGSLERMLSCPVRLSEGGGALAVQPAPAPPRVTSFAEIARSKRRHGGSPSLKADPFSSTEFSPGREGDAAATAPPAGCCGQDVTRETDAEGGPSSCSDVRPAVVRYSKDQRPTTLPIQPFTFHHQLASKPPQPKPLPPLLTGYVSGMQARSSSGSVGTDEDESEAAANEHHRGVLSGAGAPPGSVRPSPLGSYSPVHLQGGAASSGTCSTCTPSPLPPPHNNSRCPLSTAHAGALLPRTPPPAKLGVKRGVVPPTLPPVHRDTLSPLGCVKTGSLVEGSKAVRMQNAHHLSPQALKWREYRRQNPLGGERLSVASPSSSSDSWRPPRRNVFDFPSAPHNRPTGRHHANQTQQSYGDFLPDYFSLTERPPEEFCLSPDASTAPASSFSSSSAASQSHVCVDMTHKRGLVKAVNTAVDLIVAHFGTSRDPDVKAKLGNSWVSPNVGHLILKYLCPALREVLQDGLKAYVLDLIIGQRRCQPWSLAEASTQLGPSTRVLHNLLTKVSQFSELTSHSMRLNAFILGLLNLKSLEFWFSHLLTHEDIIAAHYNAWGLVPLAQGACQQLFSELLLLLQPLSLLPFHLDLLFEPRLLATGREQQRRRKELLCSVGQSTTRSTLQLMRGWGAAVGDMVTGKERSGPRRDGTCSKTEVPKTRRASVPVGGGNGSEDGGTADQRMKGVGRESEEKDAGKEPVTTDDGRNRQDRQAGWWYQLMQSSQVYIDQSAEGSKFVKTDKRKTSVERRPRRPLPAREGVVEGAESGSRGRPSWMGSPPESVLNQEATPATPAGSPTTETRRESAAQGLRWGRLFGSAVGSPTKTDGTEPRAKAHKSRPPSGWLGLDSSVLGLMAQTIGAGGGKTAEPVAANPPTGALSPDETRPSETKLSTCEVRALCHHIATEAGQLSFSKGDVLRVLSKAHPDWLLCSMGAARGLVPIVYVSLCGVEESQDGGGQGRGAGGSNASSGDGCDGCGASGQS, from the exons ATGGACGGCCCCCCGAAGCTGTCTGGCGAGACCCTCATCGTGCACCACATCCCCCTGGTGCACTGCCAGGTGTCGGGGCGGGGGCAGGGGGTCTGCGGTGTCGAGGCCGGCGCTCTGAAGAGTAATCCGTTTAGTCCCCCGGAGAACTTGGGCTTGAGTCGCACCACCTCCCTTCCCGAGCGGGACGTCCTCCAGAGGGAGGCGCTGCTCTATAGCAGCCTGATCCGGACCGCCGCCCACGCCGGGGGACCAGAGAGGAAGGGCGGCGGCAGCACGGCAAGTGACGACTCCTCGTTCACCTCCAGCATCTCCGACGAGCAACTGGTCGTGGCTCATACGTTACCCCGAGTCAAGTCCAGGAGCCGCCACCCGCTACGTCGGAACCCCTTCCTGATCAAGGCTGACGATGAGGAGTATGAGgacgacgaggacgaggacaacCTGAGCGGCTACCACGAGGACTCCTCCTTCCACCTCCACAGCCACGCCGACCCCGTCACACCGGCTTTCCACCTGCACGATCTGGGCATGACCCGAGACTTGGACCCACCAAAGCTGGGGCGGCGGCACGGCAGCAGCGGCTCCAACATGTCGGTGGACTGCGGTGAGCACGAGTGGGAGGACGACGAAGACGGGGATCATCCAATGCCGTGCGGCCGCAGCAGCAAGACGGGATTCTACTCCTCCGGGTCGTCGACCCAACACTGCTCCTGCTGCACCCTGGCCCAGAACGTCTCCCGGGACTTCCCGCAGGACTTCCCGGACACCTTCCCCGACGGCAGCGACTCGTCGTGCAACAGCTCGGATGGCGTGCTGGTCAACTTCAGCACCATCTACAACAAGATGAACAACGGCGTCCCTGAGAAGCCAGGCAACCTGAACAGCCCCGCCAAGTGCCCCCCTTCGGTTGACCAGCGTCACCCAACGGGGGGTGCGTTCTATTTGGACCTGCTCACATCGCCGGTGGAGCCTCCGCTGGCCTTCCCGTTCGGCCGAGAGCCTGCGCTCTCCGGATTCTCCACCTGCTCCTGCTCGGCGGAGCACCAGGCCGCCTTGGAGCTGGACGCCAACTGCAACTCCTACTGTCCGCCGCCCTGTGGGCCCCCAGGTGGGCCCCCAGGTGGGCCGGTGTCCTGCCTGCAGAGTCAGGCGCGCCTGGTGGTGGCCACCCAGAACTACTACAAGCTGGTCACCTGCGATCTGTCGTCCCAGTCTTCGCCCAGCCCCGCCGGATCGTCGGTCCACAGCGGTTCCGAGGAGCACAGCAGGGGTAGCCCCGCCAGCCCCACGCAGCCCAGCGAGTACTTCCTGTTCCGGCAGAGGGCCAACCAGGAAGTGGAAGATGAGGGGCAGGATGAGGAGTCAATGAGG CGACACGTGGTGACTAAAGAtggtgatgaagatgatgaagacgaGGAGCCGGTGGGCGAGCCCGACGCCGCTCCCGACGCCACTCCCGACGCCGCTCCCGACGCCGCTCCCGACGCCGCTCCCGACGCCGCTCCCGTCCTCCTCCAAGGTCAAGTGTACGTCAACGTGTCGCCCCCGCTGGCCGCCCCGGGGCCCGCCTGCGGCCGGCCGCGGTCCCGCAGCTACGACCGCCACCTGGACAAGTCGCCGGGGCCCCGCTTGGGTTCCCTGGAGCGCATGTTGAGCTGCCCCGTGCGCCTGAGCGAGGGGGGCGGGGCCCTGGCCGTGCAGCCGGCGCCAGCCCCGCCCCGGGTCACGTCCTTCGCCGAGATCGCCCGCAGCAAGCGGCGGCACGGCGGCTCGCCGTCCCTCAAGGCGGATCCCTTCTCCTCCACGGAGTTCTCGCCCGGCCGAGAGGGCGATGCCGCGGCGACGGCGCCCCCCGCAGGTTGTTGCGGCCAAGACGTCACAAGGGAAACCGACGCTGAAG GCGGCCCGTCCAGCTGCTCTGACGTCCGTCCAGCCGTGGTCCGCTACAGCAAAGACCAGCGTCCCACCACCCTCCCCATCCAGCCCTTCACCTTCCACCACCAGCTGGCCTCCAAGCCCCCCCAGCCCAAACCTCTGCCCCCCCTGCTGACTGGCTACGTGTCTGGCATGCAGGCCCGCTCCAGCTCCGGCTCCGTCGGAACCGACGAGGACGAGAGCGAGGCCGCCGCAAACGAGCACCACCGGGGCGTCCTAAGCGGAGCCGGCGCTCCCCCCGGGTCGGTCCGGCCGTCGCCGCTCGGGAGTTACTCCCCAGTGCACCTTCAGGGGGGGGCCGCCAGCTCCGGGACCTGCTCCACGTGCACCCCGAGCCCCCTGCCGCCGCCTCACAACAACTCCCGCTGCCCGCTAAGCACAGCGCACGCGGGGGCGCTGCTGCCCCGCACCCCTCCCCCCGCCAAGCTGGGTGTGAAGAGGGGGGTGGTCCCCCCCACCCTGCCACCCGTGCACAGGGACACTCTCAGTCCGCTGGGGTGCGTCAAAACCGGGAGCCTCGTGGAGGGAAgcaaagctgtcaggatgcagAATG cgCACCACCTTTCCCCGCAGGCCTTGAAGTGGCGGGAATACCGACGGCAGAACCCTCTAGGCGGGGAGAGACTGTCTGTGGCGAGCCCCTCCTCTTCTTCGGATTCTTGGCGTCCTCCCCGACGCAACGTCTTTGATTTCCCTTCGGCTCCCCACAACCGGCCCACGGGACGCCATCATG CCAATCAAACGCAGCAGAGCTACGGCGACTTCCTGCCGGATTACTTCTCTCTGACCGAGAGGCCGCCGGAGGAGTTTTGTCTTTCCCCGGACGCCTCCACGGCGCCGGCGTCgtccttctcctcttcctccgccGCCTCGCAGTCGCACGTCTGCGTTGACATGACGCACAAGAGAG GTTTGGTGAAGGCCGTCAACACGGCCGTCGATCTGATCGTGGCTCACTTTGGCACAAGTCGGGACCCCGACGTCAAA gcgAAACTCGGCAACAGCTGGGTGAGTCCCAACGTGGGTCACCTGATCCTCAAGTACTTATGCCCGGCGCTGCGCGAGGTTCTGCAGGACGGCCTGAAGGCCTACGTGCTGGACCTGATCATCGGCCAGCGCCGCTGCCAGCCCTGGAGCCTGGCGGAGGCCTCCACGCAGCTGG GTCCGTCCACGCGCGTCCTGCACAACCTGCTGACGAAGGTCAGCCAGTTCTCGGAGCTGACGAGCCACAGCATGAGACTCAACGCCTTCATTTTGGGCCTCCTCAA cctcaaGTCTTTGGAGTTCTGGTTCAGTCACCTCCTGACACACGAAG ACATCATCGCCGCCCACTACAACGCGTGGGGCCTGGTCCCGCTGGCCCAGGGTGCGTGTCAGCAGCTGTTCAGCGAGCTCCTTCTACTGCTGCAGCCCCTCTCGCTCCTCCCCTTCCACCTGGACCTCCTGTTCGAACCCCGGCTCCTGGCGACGGGGCGCGAGCAGCAGAGGCGGCGCAAGGAGCTGCTGTGCTCGGTGGGACAATCCACCACCCGCTCCACCCTGCAGCTGATGAGGGGCTGGGGGGCCGCCGTCGGGGACATGGTAACTGGGAAGGAGAGGTCGGGGCCGAGGCGGGACGGGACCTGCTCCAAGACCGAGGTCCCCAAGACCAGAAGGGCGAGTGTGCCAGTGGGGGGCGGTAATGGGTCCGAGGACGGAGGGACAGCTGACCAGAGGATGAAGGGAGTGGGGCGAGAAAGTGAAGAAAAGGATGCAGGTAAGGAGCCCGTAACGACGGACGACGGGCGCAACCGTCAAGACCGCCAGGCCGGGTGGTGGTACCAGCTCATGCAGTCCTCCCAAGTCTACATCGACCAGTCCGCCGAGGGTTCCAAGTTCGTCAAGACGGACAAGCGCAAGACGTCGGTCGAGCGCCGCCCCCGCCGGCCGTTGCCCGCCAGGGAGGGCGTGGTGGAGGGCGCCGAGTCCGGATCTCGGGGGCGGCCCTCGTGGATGGGAAGCCCGCCAGAGTCGGTCCTCAACCAAGAGGCCACGCCGGCCACGCCGGCCGGCAGTCCGACAACAGAAACCCGGCGGGAGAGCGCCGCCCAGGGGCTGCGTTGGGGACGGCTCTTCGGATCCGCTGTTGGCTCTCCGACCAAGACGGACGGGACGGAACCGAGGGCCAAAGCCCACAAGAGCAG GCCGCCGTCAGGCTGGCTCGGCCTGGACTCGTCCGTTTTGGGCCTGATGGCTCAGACCATCGGCGCCGGGGGCGGGAAGACGGCGGAGCCTGTGGCCGCCAACCCCCCGACTGGGGCACTTTCACCCGACGAGACCCGACCCAGCGAGACGAAACTCTCGACATG CGAAGTGCGAGCGCTGTGCCATCACATCGCCACGGAGGCGGgacagctcagcttcagcaaGGGCGACGTCCTGCGGGTGCTGAGCAAGGCCCATCCCGATTGGCTGCTCTGTTCCATGGGCGCCGCCCGGGGCCTGGTGCCCATCGTCTACGTCTCGCTCTGCGGCGTGGAGGAGAGCCAGGACGGCGGCGGGCAAGGCCGAGGTGCTGGCGGCTCAAATGCAAGTTCCGGTGACGGTTGCGACGGTTGCGGCGCTTCCGGCCAGTCTTGA